A single Streptomyces sp. Edi2 DNA region contains:
- a CDS encoding RraA family protein, with the protein MQTVHHELVRPPQEKIDALRALLLPEYSPSCLVADAGPRIGAIGGLLSVKREHRAIGPALTIDLPEDGLVDILPVLPTAKPGDIIVLACHGNTRMAMWGGLMATLSQMAGIAGAVVDGAVRDVDELRDLDFPIWYRATMPRRCPPAAPPDADGPVQVNVPVRIGGELIEPGDIVVAEENGVGVVPPQLTDEVIAATQQLLAKESSIRDQINDGATLSELLAQFGHL; encoded by the coding sequence GTGCAGACCGTTCACCATGAGCTCGTTCGGCCGCCCCAGGAGAAGATCGATGCGCTGCGGGCGCTGCTGCTGCCCGAGTACAGCCCGAGCTGCCTGGTCGCCGACGCCGGCCCGCGGATCGGCGCGATCGGCGGACTGCTGTCGGTCAAGCGGGAACACCGCGCCATCGGCCCCGCGCTGACGATCGACCTTCCGGAAGACGGCCTGGTCGACATCCTGCCGGTGCTGCCGACGGCGAAGCCCGGCGACATCATCGTGCTCGCCTGCCACGGCAACACCCGGATGGCGATGTGGGGCGGGCTGATGGCGACCCTTTCGCAGATGGCCGGGATCGCCGGTGCCGTCGTCGATGGCGCCGTCCGCGATGTCGACGAGTTGCGGGACCTCGACTTCCCGATCTGGTACCGGGCCACCATGCCGCGCCGCTGCCCTCCCGCGGCACCGCCGGACGCCGACGGGCCCGTGCAGGTCAATGTGCCGGTCCGGATCGGCGGGGAGCTCATCGAACCCGGCGACATCGTGGTGGCCGAGGAGAACGGCGTGGGCGTCGTACCGCCGCAGCTCACCGACGAGGTGATAGCGGCGACACAGCAGCTTCTCGCCAAGGAAAGCAGCATCCGGGACCAGATCAACGACGGTGCCACGCTGTCCGAACTTCTCGCGCAGTTCGGCCATCTTTAA
- a CDS encoding flavin reductase family protein translates to MDSNGAADTDTRDDASPARLRQALGQFASGVTVVTTVTGEQGNLHAHGMTANAFTSVSLDPPLVLISVAAETATHRRIAGTGRYGISILSEAQAPLSKHFAGGTQRPELVRFVWRDGLPLLAGALVHLSCTVRQSHRAGDHTLFVGEVEGLWCGSGPPLVHFRKQLHTLDIPHRDEIPALHGAGDLLAEEQTERPVHVR, encoded by the coding sequence ATGGACAGCAACGGTGCCGCCGACACCGACACCCGCGACGACGCGAGCCCGGCGCGCTTACGCCAGGCACTCGGCCAATTCGCCAGCGGAGTCACCGTGGTCACCACCGTGACGGGCGAGCAGGGCAATCTGCACGCACACGGCATGACCGCGAACGCTTTCACCTCGGTCTCGCTGGACCCGCCGCTCGTGCTCATCTCGGTCGCCGCCGAGACCGCCACGCACCGGCGGATCGCCGGGACCGGCCGCTACGGGATTTCCATTCTGAGCGAGGCGCAGGCGCCGTTGTCGAAGCACTTCGCGGGCGGTACGCAGCGGCCAGAACTGGTCCGCTTCGTGTGGCGTGACGGCCTTCCCCTGCTGGCCGGCGCCCTGGTGCACCTGTCCTGCACGGTCCGGCAGTCCCACCGTGCGGGCGATCACACCCTGTTCGTCGGGGAGGTCGAAGGGCTCTGGTGCGGTTCGGGGCCGCCTCTCGTGCATTTCCGAAAGCAGCTGCACACGCTCGACATCCCTCATCGCGACGAGATACCGGCGTTGCACGGCGCCGGGGACCTTCTCGCCGAGGAGCAGACAGAAAGGCCCGTTCATGTCCGTTGA
- a CDS encoding FtsX-like permease family protein, which translates to MLHAMLRDLLAHKGRVVMTLIAIALGVTATVGSWVVSDSIAATLADQETRNDVGVSVQSPGKEPLLTAADRGRLAKAPGVARADGVLVGRAGLVGRGNKFVKTTTVLDRAGTNWSNDKRFVVKAGKAPAGPGEVALSKADADSAGIRVGDTVHVLLSGGRSDRPAVTALFTYNRLGPEATTDSTEASDAEPVVAYDTATAGKLLGTRFHRIELTAAAGASADEIKAAVRRAIPGDYHVETGAALTDAAVQQSASEAQELRMTMLPFAAVALLVGMFVIANTFTMLVGRRTRQFALLRAVGAHKGQVRRGIIAEAAVLGVVGGTIGTPAGVALGPSMISVMRPGADVDFTVSPVAVLLGYGVALLVTVPAAYHSARRAADVLPVAALRTDAVVPRETRRRRHVIGLSCVVVAMVMVAGTADPSSSNLARIIALVGAILGVTGVILLAPFFAEVLLQPLTRLPWARSRPAVRLGLRNAAGDPRRTSGTATAITVGLALVCAFATLSASFSALIASTTRANVPTTTTVLQSAAGGESSLTPAEADRVKKLRGVSQVTGSREALVGLTYKGGRTERRISAIEPAGLKGVLTPNITAGSADLERGVVISQNQADMMDLDMNDTITLHLDATHSVTQTVVGIYDATELQASIYLDVAKAPASLRKHITTLYASGPDPDTARDSIRAAFHDRPDVSLGDRETLVKQGVDQQSLAFTLMYAMFGVAILIAVFGVVNTLMLSVMERTREIGVIRAVGATRLLVRRTIRVESIVISLFGALLGVVVGVPAGAVMQHAMFGQQLWDFSLPTVVIGLSLIGIAVAAVLAAMWPARSAARTNMLAAIATE; encoded by the coding sequence ATGCTTCACGCGATGCTGCGCGACCTGCTGGCGCACAAAGGCCGTGTGGTGATGACGCTCATCGCCATCGCTCTGGGCGTGACCGCAACGGTCGGAAGCTGGGTGGTGAGCGATTCCATCGCCGCCACCCTCGCGGACCAGGAGACCCGCAACGATGTAGGAGTGTCGGTACAAAGCCCCGGAAAGGAGCCGCTGCTCACCGCCGCGGACCGGGGCCGGCTGGCAAAAGCGCCCGGCGTCGCACGCGCCGACGGTGTGCTCGTCGGCCGCGCCGGACTGGTCGGCCGCGGCAACAAGTTCGTCAAGACCACCACGGTCCTGGACCGGGCCGGCACGAACTGGAGCAACGACAAACGCTTCGTCGTGAAGGCGGGCAAGGCGCCTGCCGGCCCTGGCGAGGTCGCTCTCAGCAAGGCCGATGCCGACTCCGCCGGTATCAGGGTGGGCGACACCGTCCATGTGCTGCTGTCCGGCGGCCGTTCGGACCGTCCCGCGGTGACCGCCCTGTTCACGTACAACCGTCTGGGCCCCGAGGCCACAACCGATTCCACGGAGGCATCCGACGCGGAGCCGGTGGTGGCGTACGACACGGCGACCGCCGGGAAGCTGCTCGGCACGCGTTTTCACCGCATCGAGCTGACCGCCGCTGCCGGCGCGAGTGCCGACGAGATCAAGGCCGCCGTGCGGCGTGCCATACCCGGCGACTACCACGTCGAGACGGGTGCGGCTCTGACCGACGCCGCCGTGCAGCAGTCGGCGTCCGAGGCACAGGAACTGCGTATGACGATGCTGCCCTTCGCTGCGGTCGCGCTCCTGGTCGGCATGTTCGTCATCGCCAACACCTTCACCATGCTGGTGGGCCGGCGGACCCGGCAGTTCGCGCTGCTGAGGGCGGTCGGTGCCCACAAGGGCCAAGTGCGCAGGGGCATCATCGCGGAGGCCGCTGTGCTCGGAGTGGTCGGCGGCACCATCGGTACCCCGGCGGGTGTGGCCCTCGGCCCCTCGATGATCTCCGTGATGCGTCCTGGTGCCGATGTCGACTTCACCGTCAGCCCGGTGGCCGTCCTGCTCGGCTACGGCGTCGCGCTGCTGGTGACCGTGCCGGCCGCGTACCACTCCGCGCGGCGGGCCGCGGACGTGCTGCCGGTCGCCGCCTTACGCACCGACGCGGTCGTTCCGCGCGAGACGAGGCGGAGACGCCATGTCATAGGTCTGAGCTGCGTCGTCGTCGCCATGGTGATGGTCGCCGGGACGGCGGACCCCAGTTCGTCCAACCTCGCGCGCATTATCGCGCTGGTGGGCGCCATCCTCGGTGTGACCGGCGTGATCCTCCTCGCGCCCTTCTTCGCCGAGGTGCTTCTGCAGCCGCTCACGCGCCTTCCCTGGGCACGGTCGCGGCCTGCTGTCCGACTCGGGCTGCGCAACGCCGCGGGCGACCCGCGGCGCACCTCGGGTACGGCGACCGCCATCACCGTGGGCCTGGCTCTGGTCTGTGCCTTCGCCACCCTCAGTGCGTCCTTCTCCGCGCTGATCGCCTCGACGACCCGGGCGAATGTGCCGACCACGACCACGGTCCTGCAGTCCGCAGCCGGAGGCGAGTCCTCGCTCACCCCCGCCGAGGCCGACAGGGTCAAGAAGCTGCGAGGGGTCTCCCAGGTGACCGGGAGCCGCGAGGCGCTGGTCGGGCTGACCTACAAGGGCGGCAGGACCGAGCGCCGGATCTCCGCCATCGAGCCCGCCGGCCTGAAGGGGGTGCTCACCCCGAACATCACGGCGGGCAGCGCCGACCTCGAGCGCGGCGTGGTCATCTCACAGAACCAGGCCGACATGATGGACCTGGACATGAACGACACGATCACCCTGCATCTGGATGCCACGCACTCGGTCACCCAGACCGTGGTGGGGATCTACGATGCCACCGAGCTCCAGGCCAGCATCTACCTGGACGTGGCCAAGGCGCCCGCGTCGCTCCGGAAGCACATCACCACGCTGTACGCCTCCGGACCCGACCCGGACACGGCGCGGGACAGCATCCGGGCAGCCTTCCACGACCGCCCTGACGTCTCCCTCGGCGACCGTGAGACCTTGGTCAAGCAGGGCGTCGACCAGCAGTCGCTCGCCTTCACGCTGATGTACGCGATGTTCGGCGTCGCGATCCTGATCGCGGTGTTCGGTGTCGTCAACACTCTGATGCTCTCGGTCATGGAGCGCACCCGTGAAATCGGTGTGATCCGGGCGGTGGGTGCCACCCGGCTCCTGGTCCGCAGGACCATCAGGGTCGAAAGCATCGTGATATCGCTCTTCGGTGCCCTGCTCGGCGTGGTGGTGGGTGTCCCCGCGGGCGCCGTGATGCAACATGCCATGTTCGGGCAGCAGTTGTGGGACTTTTCGCTCCCCACTGTCGTCATAGGACTGTCGCTGATAGGCATCGCCGTCGCCGCGGTGCTGGCCGCAATGTGGCCGGCCCGCAGCGCGGCCCGTACGAACATGCTGGCCGCGATCGCCACCGAGTAG
- a CDS encoding FAD/NAD(P)-binding protein yields MSRSVELGVVGGGASAVCLLDALAQTHTPPGGITVFEPSPHLWRGRPYQPDLETVRVNIPPEGMSVRFGDSGHFPRWLTDRDAAAGSGTDFVDPLNRMRFVPRALYGRYLEDSAQAALAQLRERGWRIDIVREAVSAATPAEGKVALRTQSGRQAVVDYTVLCVGRGQPGDPYELTGTEGFIADPYPLSRSLTGIGPEDTVGVIGSGLTGIDVVLSLANGGHRGRILLLSRSGVLPLVRQSPLPHTLQHFTAERFRGAAARGETLTVDELVGTMRTEFSAAGEDFDSVAKEIAALTEEDPVQRLRRHLAEVHSPRRGLRILQQAVPATGPDIWPLLPEHEKTELLRTHYRSVMSLCCPMPPTAAAMVLDLIDAGQLEIISGIRHIEPSAGGPFTLRTDDDRPAHRADRLVNAVSPSSRSLPLKAGNLIASLTAARLAQRHPRGGVSVDRPTSRLVVDGTADPRLYALGDLASGSLFFTFGLPSIVDRAYDIADAIHADVRGRTSSLCGADVLQNT; encoded by the coding sequence ATGAGCCGTAGCGTCGAGTTAGGCGTAGTCGGGGGCGGGGCATCCGCGGTCTGCCTGCTCGACGCGCTCGCTCAGACCCACACACCACCGGGCGGTATCACGGTCTTCGAGCCGTCCCCACATTTATGGCGCGGCCGGCCGTACCAGCCGGATCTGGAAACGGTCCGGGTGAACATCCCACCCGAGGGAATGTCCGTACGCTTCGGCGACAGCGGCCACTTCCCCCGATGGCTCACCGACCGGGATGCCGCCGCCGGCTCCGGCACGGACTTCGTGGACCCGCTGAACCGGATGCGCTTCGTACCGCGCGCTCTGTACGGCCGGTATCTGGAGGACTCGGCACAGGCGGCGTTGGCGCAGCTCCGCGAGCGCGGGTGGCGCATCGACATCGTCCGGGAGGCGGTGTCGGCCGCGACCCCCGCCGAGGGGAAAGTGGCCCTGCGCACGCAGAGCGGCCGGCAGGCCGTGGTCGACTACACCGTGTTGTGCGTGGGCCGCGGGCAGCCCGGCGACCCGTACGAGCTGACCGGCACCGAAGGCTTCATCGCCGATCCGTACCCGCTGTCGCGCTCTCTCACAGGCATCGGCCCCGAGGACACCGTCGGCGTGATCGGCAGCGGCCTGACGGGCATCGATGTGGTCCTCTCGCTCGCCAACGGCGGCCACCGCGGCCGCATCCTGCTGCTCTCGCGCAGCGGGGTGCTTCCCCTGGTACGGCAGAGTCCGCTCCCGCACACCCTGCAGCACTTCACGGCCGAGAGGTTCCGTGGCGCGGCGGCACGCGGCGAGACGCTGACGGTCGATGAACTGGTCGGCACGATGCGTACGGAGTTCAGCGCGGCCGGCGAGGACTTCGACTCGGTGGCCAAGGAGATAGCGGCGCTCACCGAAGAGGACCCGGTGCAGCGACTGCGCCGGCACCTGGCCGAAGTCCACTCCCCGCGCCGCGGGTTGCGCATCCTCCAGCAGGCGGTGCCGGCCACCGGGCCGGACATCTGGCCGCTCCTGCCCGAGCACGAAAAGACCGAGCTGCTGCGCACGCACTACCGCTCGGTGATGAGCCTGTGCTGCCCCATGCCGCCGACAGCGGCGGCCATGGTCCTGGACCTGATCGACGCCGGGCAGCTGGAGATCATCTCCGGTATCCGGCACATCGAGCCGTCGGCCGGCGGACCCTTCACCCTGCGCACCGACGACGACCGGCCGGCTCACCGCGCCGACCGCCTGGTCAACGCGGTGAGCCCGTCGTCCCGCAGCCTGCCGCTCAAGGCCGGGAACCTGATCGCCTCCCTGACCGCGGCCCGACTCGCCCAGCGGCATCCGCGCGGCGGGGTGAGCGTGGACCGGCCCACCAGCCGGCTCGTCGTGGACGGCACGGCCGACCCCCGGCTGTACGCCCTCGGCGATCTCGCCTCGGGCAGCCTGTTCTTCACCTTCGGCCTTCCCTCGATCGTCGACCGCGCCTACGACATCGCCGACGCCATCCACGCGGACGTCAGGGGAAGAACGTCCTCCCTGTGCGGGGCCGACGTACTGCAGAACACCTGA
- a CDS encoding PLP-dependent aminotransferase family protein yields MSVDLGVRPWEQLFARHVAGDTGDQITAILNQSGSTDAITLSGGFPHPETFPTQAIAESFPRVLEQSAALQYSPTAGLPGLRDWFSDWLGAQEGVRPAENELCITSGGMEGIGLISRCVLDPGDRVIVEGPTFFGALVGFQRTMTQVEAVPVDDDGLDVFALERLLATSSGPVPKIVYVIPDFQNPSGLSMSVERRHALVALARRHGILIVEDVAYRELGFDGERRPSLWALGPDVVAQVGTFAKTFAPGIRMGWVAAPAELVGQLLRAKQNTDQCTGALGQLLLEDYGRSGRFDQGIAFSRKFYRERRDIMVDALRTHLPENMTFTRPLGGFFSWITAPAHLDTVALQKQALAEKVTYVPGAAFYPDGRGQNQLRLAYSRVPDEKITEGVRTLAGVLTRAGRA; encoded by the coding sequence ATGTCCGTTGACCTTGGTGTCCGCCCGTGGGAACAGCTGTTCGCCCGGCATGTGGCCGGAGACACCGGTGACCAGATCACCGCCATCCTCAATCAGTCCGGCAGCACGGACGCGATCACCCTGTCCGGGGGCTTCCCGCACCCGGAGACCTTTCCCACCCAGGCCATCGCGGAGAGCTTCCCGCGGGTGCTGGAACAGTCCGCCGCCCTGCAGTACAGCCCCACCGCCGGACTTCCCGGCCTGCGGGACTGGTTCTCCGACTGGCTCGGTGCGCAGGAGGGCGTCCGCCCGGCCGAGAACGAACTCTGCATCACCAGCGGCGGCATGGAGGGCATCGGGCTCATCAGCCGGTGTGTGCTCGACCCGGGTGACCGCGTCATCGTGGAAGGGCCGACGTTCTTCGGTGCGCTCGTCGGATTCCAGCGGACCATGACGCAGGTGGAGGCCGTGCCCGTCGACGACGACGGACTTGATGTCTTTGCGCTGGAGCGGCTGCTGGCCACCTCGTCCGGTCCGGTGCCGAAGATCGTGTATGTCATTCCGGACTTCCAGAACCCGAGCGGTCTGAGCATGTCGGTCGAGCGCAGGCATGCCCTGGTCGCGCTGGCGCGGCGGCACGGAATCCTGATCGTCGAGGATGTCGCCTACCGGGAACTGGGATTCGACGGGGAGCGGCGGCCCAGCCTGTGGGCCCTGGGGCCGGATGTGGTGGCCCAGGTGGGCACCTTCGCGAAGACCTTCGCTCCCGGCATCCGGATGGGCTGGGTGGCCGCGCCGGCCGAGCTCGTCGGCCAGCTGCTGCGCGCCAAACAGAACACGGACCAGTGCACCGGAGCGTTGGGGCAGTTGCTGCTGGAGGACTACGGGCGCTCGGGCAGGTTCGACCAGGGCATCGCCTTCTCGCGGAAGTTCTACCGTGAACGGCGCGACATCATGGTGGACGCGTTGCGCACGCATCTCCCCGAGAACATGACCTTCACCCGCCCCCTGGGCGGCTTCTTCAGCTGGATCACGGCGCCCGCTCACCTGGACACCGTGGCGCTCCAGAAACAGGCACTCGCCGAGAAGGTCACCTATGTCCCCGGCGCTGCGTTCTACCCGGACGGCCGTGGCCAGAACCAGCTGAGGCTGGCGTACAGCCGGGTTCCCGACGAGAAGATCACCGAGGGAGTGCGCACACTGGCGGGCGTGCTCACCCGTGCGGGCAGGGCGTAG
- a CDS encoding 4-hydroxyphenylacetate 3-hydroxylase N-terminal domain-containing protein: protein MTSTVPLPELAGARNDVRPMTGDEYLDSLRDGREIYIYGERVEDVTTHPGFRNSARSIARLYDALHAPEAEGVLRVPTETGNGGFTHPFFKTARSADDLVASRDAIVAWQRMVYGWMGRTPDYKASFLGTLGAHSDFYGPFKDNALRWYKQAQERVLYFSHALVHPPIDRDRPADETADVCVHVDEETDAGLIVSGAKVVATGSALTNHNFVAHYGLPVRDKRFGVVFTVPMDAPGLKLFCRASYEMMATVMGSPFDFPLSSRLDENDAIMVMDRVLIPWENVFMYDAEAANSFANGSGFVDRFTFHGCTRLAVKLDFIAGCAMKAVEMTGTSGFRGVQAQIGEILNWRDLFWGLSDAMAKSPVPWVGGAVQPNLRYGMAYRTFMGIGYPRIKEILQQTLGSGLIYLNSHASDWKNPEVRPYLDKYLRGSKGIEAIDRVKLLKLLWDAVGTEFGGRHELYERNYGGDHEAVRFQTLWAYQESGDADALKGFVDQCMDEYDVDGWRRPDLFNPDELSFVRGR from the coding sequence ATGACCTCAACGGTCCCGCTGCCGGAACTGGCCGGTGCGCGTAACGATGTCCGCCCCATGACGGGCGACGAGTACCTGGACTCGCTGCGCGACGGCCGGGAGATCTATATCTACGGCGAGCGCGTCGAGGACGTCACCACCCACCCCGGCTTCCGCAACAGCGCACGCTCCATCGCCAGGCTCTACGACGCGCTGCACGCGCCGGAGGCCGAAGGGGTGCTCCGGGTACCGACCGAGACCGGGAACGGCGGGTTCACCCACCCCTTCTTCAAGACGGCGCGCTCCGCGGACGACTTGGTCGCCTCCCGTGACGCGATCGTCGCATGGCAGCGCATGGTCTACGGATGGATGGGCCGTACGCCGGACTACAAGGCCTCCTTCCTCGGCACCCTGGGAGCCCACTCGGACTTCTACGGGCCGTTCAAGGACAACGCGCTGCGCTGGTACAAGCAGGCCCAGGAACGCGTGCTGTACTTCAGCCACGCGCTGGTGCACCCGCCGATCGACCGGGACCGGCCCGCCGACGAGACGGCGGACGTCTGTGTCCACGTCGACGAGGAGACCGACGCCGGCCTCATCGTCTCCGGTGCCAAGGTGGTCGCCACCGGCTCCGCGCTGACCAACCACAACTTCGTCGCCCACTACGGCCTTCCGGTGCGCGACAAGCGGTTCGGTGTGGTGTTCACGGTGCCGATGGACGCACCGGGGCTGAAGCTGTTCTGCCGTGCCTCCTACGAAATGATGGCCACGGTCATGGGGAGCCCGTTCGACTTCCCGCTGTCCAGCAGACTGGACGAGAACGACGCCATCATGGTCATGGACCGCGTGCTCATCCCCTGGGAGAACGTGTTCATGTACGACGCGGAGGCGGCGAACTCCTTCGCGAACGGCTCGGGCTTCGTCGACCGCTTCACCTTCCACGGCTGCACCCGCCTCGCGGTGAAACTCGACTTCATCGCCGGCTGTGCGATGAAGGCGGTGGAGATGACCGGCACCTCCGGCTTCCGCGGGGTGCAGGCGCAGATCGGCGAGATCCTGAACTGGCGTGATCTGTTCTGGGGCCTGTCCGACGCGATGGCCAAGTCGCCGGTCCCGTGGGTGGGCGGTGCCGTGCAGCCGAACCTGCGCTACGGCATGGCGTATCGGACCTTCATGGGCATCGGCTACCCCCGTATCAAGGAGATCCTGCAGCAGACGCTCGGCAGCGGGCTCATCTACCTCAACTCGCACGCAAGCGACTGGAAGAACCCCGAGGTGCGCCCCTACCTGGACAAGTACCTCCGGGGCTCCAAGGGAATCGAGGCGATCGACCGGGTCAAGCTGCTGAAGCTGCTCTGGGACGCCGTCGGCACCGAGTTCGGCGGGCGCCACGAGCTCTATGAGCGCAACTACGGGGGTGACCACGAGGCCGTCCGGTTCCAGACCCTGTGGGCCTACCAGGAGTCCGGGGACGCCGATGCGCTGAAGGGCTTCGTGGACCAGTGCATGGACGAGTACGACGTCGATGGCTGGCGGCGCCCGGACCTGTTCAACCCGGACGAGCTGTCATTCGTCCGCGGCCGCTGA
- the ahcY gene encoding adenosylhomocysteinase yields MTASLTVDSAGSVHDFKVADLSLAALGRKEIELAEHEMPGLMALRREFGPEQPLAGKKIAGSLHMTVQTAVLIETLAALGADVRWASCNIFSTQDQAAAAVVVGPEGTVDEPAGSAVFAWKGETLEEYWWCMEQVMTWPDGSGPHSIVDDGGDATLLVHLGAEYEASGVVPSADENDPEDHRLLLDTLRRSLADNPTKYREMAKSIIGVTEETTNGVNRLYQLAREDKLLFTGINVNDSVTKSKFDNKYGIRHSLVDGINRGTDVMIAGKLAVVCGYGDVGKGAVASLRGQGARVVVTEADPICALQAAMDGLQVVTLEDVVSSGDIFITTTGNRDIIMADSMAKMKHNAIIGNVGHFDNEIDMAGLAKVSGIKKIEIKPQVHEWVFPTGKSIIVLSEGRLLNLGNATGHPSFVMSCSFANQTLAQVALHTKGEEYETQVYTLPKHLDEKVARFHLPALGAKLTVLTKVQAEYVGVDVDGPFKPDHYRY; encoded by the coding sequence GTGACGGCTAGCTTGACCGTCGACAGCGCGGGATCGGTCCACGACTTCAAGGTCGCCGATCTCTCCCTTGCGGCACTCGGCCGCAAGGAGATCGAACTCGCCGAGCACGAGATGCCCGGACTGATGGCGCTGCGCCGGGAGTTCGGCCCTGAGCAGCCGCTGGCCGGCAAGAAGATCGCCGGCTCGCTGCACATGACCGTCCAGACAGCGGTGCTCATCGAGACGCTGGCTGCGCTCGGAGCCGATGTCCGCTGGGCGAGCTGCAACATCTTCTCCACACAGGACCAGGCCGCCGCCGCGGTGGTGGTCGGCCCGGAAGGCACCGTGGACGAGCCGGCGGGCAGCGCCGTGTTCGCCTGGAAGGGCGAGACCCTGGAGGAGTACTGGTGGTGCATGGAGCAGGTGATGACCTGGCCGGACGGCTCGGGCCCGCACTCCATCGTCGACGACGGCGGTGACGCCACCCTGCTGGTGCACCTCGGGGCCGAGTACGAGGCGTCGGGTGTGGTGCCCTCCGCCGACGAGAACGACCCGGAGGACCACCGGCTCCTGCTCGACACCCTGCGCCGTTCGCTGGCCGACAACCCGACGAAGTACCGGGAGATGGCCAAGAGCATCATCGGTGTCACCGAGGAGACCACCAACGGCGTCAACCGGCTGTACCAGCTGGCGCGGGAAGACAAGCTGCTGTTCACCGGGATCAACGTCAACGACTCGGTGACCAAGAGCAAGTTCGACAACAAGTACGGCATCCGGCATTCCCTGGTGGACGGCATCAACCGGGGTACGGACGTGATGATCGCCGGCAAGCTCGCGGTGGTCTGCGGCTACGGCGACGTCGGCAAGGGTGCCGTCGCTTCGCTGCGCGGCCAGGGCGCGCGCGTGGTCGTCACCGAGGCCGACCCGATCTGCGCGCTGCAGGCCGCGATGGACGGGCTGCAGGTCGTCACCCTGGAGGACGTGGTTTCCTCGGGTGACATCTTCATCACCACGACGGGCAACCGCGACATCATCATGGCCGACAGCATGGCCAAGATGAAGCACAACGCGATCATCGGAAACGTCGGGCACTTCGACAACGAGATCGACATGGCCGGGCTCGCCAAGGTCTCCGGCATCAAGAAGATCGAGATCAAGCCGCAGGTGCACGAGTGGGTCTTCCCCACCGGCAAGTCGATCATCGTGCTGAGCGAGGGCCGGCTGCTCAACCTGGGCAATGCGACCGGACACCCGAGCTTCGTGATGTCCTGCTCGTTCGCGAACCAGACGCTGGCGCAGGTCGCGCTGCACACCAAGGGCGAAGAGTACGAGACCCAGGTCTACACGCTGCCCAAGCATCTTGACGAAAAGGTCGCGCGCTTCCACCTGCCCGCTCTCGGCGCCAAGCTCACGGTGCTCACCAAGGTGCAGGCCGAATACGTCGGCGTCGACGTGGACGGCCCCTTCAAGCCGGATCATTACCGCTACTGA